AACCTTCATATTAATTCACTCCGTTCTTTTTTTGAAAATGAATGAAAATGGTGGACAGGTCCATGACCTTTGCCGATTGAAAAGCTATTGCGTATCGCTTCAGAAATATAGGTCTTGGCCTGTTCGATCGACTGTTGCAATGGCAGCCCATTTGCCAGGTTTGATGTAATGGCAGATGATAGAGTACAGCCCGTGCCATGAGTGTTTTTCGTATGAATGCGCTCTCCCTTGATCCATTGGAAGTCAGTCCCATCATAAAAAAGGTCATTTGGATTTCCTGCTGCATGGCCTCCTTTAAGTAAAACGGCTTTGGGACCCATTTCTTGTATTGAAATGCATGCCTTGTAGAAATCTTGTTCCGTTCGAATCGACAAGCCAGTAAGTACTTCCGCTTCCGGTACATTTGGGGTTACAAGTGTTGCAAGCGGAAGCAAATCCATTTTTAAGGCAGAGACAGCCTTTTCGCCGAGCAAATGATGGCCGCTTTTGGAAATCATGACAGGGTCAAGGATAACGATGGCAGGCAAGAAGGTTTTAAGGGACGCAGCGACAGTTTCCACGATTTCTTTTGATCCAAGCATGCCTATTTTTACTGCATCGACATGAATATCTTCAAAGATAGCTGCAATTTGATCTGATATGATTGCTGTTTCAATTGGCTGTACTGAACGGACTTCCATTGTATTTTGTGCGGTTACGGCTGTGATGGCAGACATTCCAAAGACACCATGTGCAGAAAATGTTTTTAAATCCGCTTGTATTCCAGCGCCGCCCCCTGAATCAGAGCCTGCGATGGTTAATGCTGTTTTCATAAAAAAACCCCTTCATATAATTATTTTTTAGAAGTATTTTAAGTAATATGAAAGCTAAAATCGCACCAGCGAATGAACTGAGCATAAAAGCCGGTAAAAAACCAAAAAGAGCAGCTTTTTCTCCCAATAGGAGGAGGGCAAGTGGATAACAGGCTAGGGAACCGAGAATACCGGTCCCGATCACTTCCCCTAAACAGGCGAATTTTAAGCTTTGTGTTTTTCGATAAAGGATGGCAGCCAAAAGTGCACCGATCATGCTCCCGGGAAAGGCAAAAATTGAACCGGTACCAGACATGTTTCTAATGATGGAAACTAAAAAAGCTTGTGTCACAGCATAAGCTGGCCCCAATAGAACGGCAGTCATGACATTTGCCAGATGCTGAATAGGAAAGACCTTTGCAAATCCTGCAGGTATGAAAATAAATGAACTGGTCAGCGTCGTTATAGCCGTGATCATGGCAGTCAACGTCAGTTTCTTGA
The DNA window shown above is from Peribacillus sp. FSL P2-0133 and carries:
- the thiD gene encoding bifunctional hydroxymethylpyrimidine kinase/phosphomethylpyrimidine kinase, which translates into the protein MKTALTIAGSDSGGGAGIQADLKTFSAHGVFGMSAITAVTAQNTMEVRSVQPIETAIISDQIAAIFEDIHVDAVKIGMLGSKEIVETVAASLKTFLPAIVILDPVMISKSGHHLLGEKAVSALKMDLLPLATLVTPNVPEAEVLTGLSIRTEQDFYKACISIQEMGPKAVLLKGGHAAGNPNDLFYDGTDFQWIKGERIHTKNTHGTGCTLSSAITSNLANGLPLQQSIEQAKTYISEAIRNSFSIGKGHGPVHHFHSFSKKERSELI
- the thiW gene encoding energy coupling factor transporter S component ThiW, which produces MNPIKKLTLTAMITAITTLTSSFIFIPAGFAKVFPIQHLANVMTAVLLGPAYAVTQAFLVSIIRNMSGTGSIFAFPGSMIGALLAAILYRKTQSLKFACLGEVIGTGILGSLACYPLALLLLGEKAALFGFLPAFMLSSFAGAILAFILLKILLKNNYMKGFFYENSINHRRL